A window of Apium graveolens cultivar Ventura chromosome 8, ASM990537v1, whole genome shotgun sequence contains these coding sequences:
- the LOC141676732 gene encoding uncharacterized protein LOC141676732: MYSSILLQQAFQHFKMFKIKSILLLMLFLSVVMSIFTLIPRHSEDTNYVDEAGYLSLSVLVSGPVLFCIEILPPKGAVEMVLSRMHNACRGLLTVRSIHFVFYFLLHDQIRYRIGFILISQVLFYSLHDIDGVSANVIDNATVLLIGYAFVDVFMNDHLSAVYLFVFVSASMVIKFVSLGNPNGRGHTENEEAETTMFCLVGINEKGGNGMKFEL, encoded by the exons ATGTATTCCTCCATTCTACTACAACAAGCATTTCAACACTTCAAG ATGTTCAAGATAAAATCAATTCTGTTGCTCATGCTTTTCTTATCAGTGGTAATGTCCATCTTTACCTTAATTCCCAGACATTCAGAAGATACTAACTATGTTGATGAGGCAGGGTACTTATCTCTGTCTGTTCTTGTAAGTGGCCCTGTATTGTTTTGCATTGAGATTCTACCTCCAAAGGGGGCAGTTGAAATGGTTTTAAGCAGGATGCACAATGCCTGTAGAGGGCTCTTAACAGTTCGAAGTATACACTTTGTGTTTTACTTCCTATTGCATGACCAGATTCGCTATCGTATCGGCTTTATACTGATTTCCCAGGTGCTGTTCTATTCACTTCATGATATAGATGGTGTATCGGCAAATGTTATTGATAATGCCACAGTTCTTCTGATTGGTTATGCTTTTGTCGACGTCTTCATGAATGATCATCTGTCTGCTGTTTACTTGTTTGTTTTTGTGAGTGCCTCTATGGTGATCAAG TTTGTGAGTCTGGGGAATCCTAATGGTCGGGGACATACAGAGAACGAAGAAGCGGAGACTACTATGTTCTGTTTGGTTGGGATAAATGAAAAGGGAGGCAACG